The window aatgtaaaactgatggtgaaataaatcaacgaacgttctagcacgaataacaaaattatatcagtatgaatcatttttggtaataataagactgcatttgaatcaggaatatgattttattaatgtgtcatttaaaaagatactCTACTTAATCAGCTTGCCTTCAATCTTATCTTTGATTCGTTTTCAACTGCATATCcgtattttgcatttaccgctacattgaccaatcacatacttcattttgaccagtaacgccacctgtcgcgtcatatccggggccaaaagaaaattaaacggctatgccgaaaaacattTCGAAATGAGAGCCTTCGAAATTCGAAGATGCATTGATCATGTTAAAATACATACCGTTAAAATGTATTTCCAATACCATATTATAAATGATTTCACTTAAACTATATTTCAATgattacatgtaaacaaatgggTTGATCAACACGCTTTGTCCATACACTTATGATGAATGGAATAGTGGAACATATACGAGTCTCCGAAAAATAGGAGTACCTCAAGGCTCGGTGTTGAGCCCGCTTTTATTCTTAATatcaatgatgtttctgaaaattaaattaGCATACCTAGACTTTTACTGATGATACTTCTTTGATAGCTGGTTCTAACTGTTACAATGAAATTGAATGAGTAATGAATCATGATATCCAACATATAGATTCATGTTCCAATCAAGGCATGGTTAGTTAcgttttattttcagtaaaacaGAAATGTTCTATTCAtctcaatttaaaaaaatcaagttttagAGTTATTTTAGGCGATagctaatgtttttttttatttgtaagcATCTAGGAGTAACTTTTAGTGCCAATGTTAAATGGGATGACTATGTTGAAATTATTTACAAAAGTGCTTCGCAAAGGATTAAAATCTTAAGGCAATTAAAATTTCTATACAGTTTGTGAATGTAAGTATGTGTGATAGTTGTCTTTGTGTCTTTCTGTATCATGTATATACTTTATGTggaaaatctgaataaaaatgtcaaaagtaaaaaaactaaacgtaattacattgtatgatCTGTGTCGTGTGAACCTGGTAAAATCGCCCTCTTGCGCGTGTGGCCACCCCTGTAAAAACATGAACTGCTGTATAAGTTGGTACGATATTATATAAACCTGCCGCTATCACTAgaattgtaatacaataattggGGAAAGGGCTTTTATAAGTTATTACTTGTGCTCAATCCATTTGTTTATTCCAATGAAATaggatgaaataaaaaatagtaTCCGTAAGTTGTGTATAAATGTGTTTTAGGTAAAGATAGAGTTATTTGATGGTGTTGAAGTGAGAATATATGTACCACGTGACAGCAGTATAAAGCGTCCTCTACCGGCAGTGATATTTTTTCATGGTGGCGGCTGGGTGATGGGATCTGTTGGTGGGTATTGACTTTTTcttattgttttaatgtattttcgAATATGTTGGATCATTTTAAAAAAGTTCGAAATTTGGACAAGTAAAAATGTGCTGTAAGAATCTGTCTTTTGTAATGATAAAGGAAACTGTAACCGTCgataacaaaattattcaatcacaacatttttttcttctgatcACTTGAAATCGAAAATCGTTAAGATTTAGTTATTTGAGCTAATATGTGTTTCAGACCAATATGATTCATTCACAAGGAGATTAGCTTCGTCAATTCCTGCTGTTGTGGTCTCAGTTGAGTAAGTATTTAACTACGTCACTTCCTGTTATTATGGCCCCTGTTGAGTAAGTATATAATTACGTCACTTCCTGCTGTTGCGGACACTGTTGAGTAAGTATTTAATTACGTCACTTTCTGCTCTTATAGTCTCTGATCAGTTGGTCTTCAACTACGTCTCTTCCTAATCTCATAGCCTTTGTTGAATACAAGAAAGTATATAATTACGTCACTTCCTGTTGTTTTGGTCTCTGTTGAGTAAGTATTTTACTATGTCACTTTCTGCTATTATGGCCTTTGTTGAGTACAAGTAAGAATATAAATACGTCACTTCTGGCTGCTGTGGTCTCTGTTAAGTAAGTATTTAACTACGTCATTTCCTGCTCTGTTGAGTAAGTATTTAACTACGTCATTTCCTGCTCTGTTGAGTAAGAATACAATTACGTTATTTCATGCTGCTATGGCCTTTGTCGAGTACGAATATAATTACGTTACTTCCGGTTGTTGTTGCCTCTGTTAATTAAGTATCTAACTATGTCAATTCCTGCTCTATTGAGTAAGAATATAATTACGTTACTTCATGCTGTTGTTGCCCGTGTTAATTAAGTATTTTACTATGTCATTTCCTGCTGTTGGGTCCTCTATTGTGTTAGCAGATATCATTTTACACATGACACTTGACATCacaaatttcttaaaaaaatatcatataaaatgttgCTACACAACTATTTTTGAATAATTGATAACTCGTTAATATTATATGCGTGTGTTTTTGGGTTTTATATTCCAATTGGAATAAATGAAATCAATTACCCTTTTCAGGTGATGAACAATAGGTTAAGTCAACAAGTGAGTTTAGTTCATGTAATAAACAATAGGTTTAGTCAACAAGTGAGTTTAGTTCAGGTGATGAACAATAGGTTTAGTCAACAAGTGAGTTAAGTTCAGGTGATGAATAATAGGTTTAGTCAACAAGTGAGTTAAGTTCAGGTGATGAACAATAGGTTTAGTCAACAAGTGAGTTTAGTTCAGGTGATGAATAATAGGTTTAGTCAACAAGTGAGTTAAGTTCAGGTGATGAACAATAGGTTTAGTCAACAAGTGAGTTTAGTTCAGGTGATGAACAATAGGTTTAATCAACCAGTGAGTTTAGTTCATGTAATAAACAATAGGTTTAGTCAACAAGTGAGTTTAGTTCAGGTGATGAACAATAGGTTTAGTCAACCAGTGAGTTTAGTTCAGGTGATGAACAATAGGTTTAGTCAACAAGTGAGTTAAGTTCGGGTAATAAACAATAGGTTTAGTCAACAAGTGAGTTTAGTTCGGGTGATGAACAATAGGTTTAGTCAATAATTGAGTTTAGTTCAGGTGATGAACAATAGGTTTAGTCAACAAGTGAGTTTAGTTCAGGTGATGAATAATAGGTTTAGTCAACCAGTGAGTTTAGTTCATGTAATAAACAACAGGTTTAATCAACAAGTGCGTTTAGTTCAGGTGATGAACAATAGGTTTAGTAACATGTGAATTTGACAATAGGTTTGGTAACATGTGAATTTGACAATAGGTTTAGTTAACAAGTGAGTTAGTTCAGGTGATTGTCACTGAGTGACGTAGAAGGATTGGCTCTGTATGCAATTAGTCAGATTCAACGTAAAGCTTtattttatcatcttacatCAGTTGCTTCTTAGTTACCAGCTTAAAAATTCTACTAATAAAAGTAAATTTAAGTACAAGTAATGTCATAAGCCATGTTCCATGGGTTTGTTTACGCCTGGTTTAGTTTGGTATAAAATCCAGTCAGAGAGCACAGCTAGGGCTGTAGGTAAAACATggatattaatattgacttacTAACACTTAAAACAAATTCTCATTTACCCAGGATTCTTACAAAATACCAACCACAAGACATCATACATAAACCAACTCGCATCACGAACACATCTACTCAAATTGGTATAATTCTAACtaataatattaatttatttaccCATTGTCAAGTTCTAGATCCACTATGTAGTGACCATTGTCCAATTCTAACTCATATCTCTTTTAAAAccttaacaagaggcccaaagggccttaacggtcacctgagatttgaaatatttcggccaactaaattgaccctttttggccccacccatcagtcctaatggggtcagtctatgaagagtatttgattctaacatatagtagataagaagatttttgaaatttcagtcaatttgaccctttttggccccgcccaccagcccctgggggtcaaccagggccaacatgtacataacatcaaactgtaatcccatgctgataatttgaaccaagttagaatgaattccaatacaaatccaacaaataatagtcaaaaatgtgatttccctatatgaactatagtaaagtttactccctacccaggggcaaacgtgagaccccagggtcatgaaattcacaattttggtaaagcacctgaagagccttccatctatgaagagtatttgattctaacatatctgagagtagagaagaagatttttgaaatttaatcaatttgaccctttttggccccgcccaccagcccctggggtcaaccagggccaacatgtacataacatcaaactgtcatcccatgctgttaatttgaaccaagttagaatgaattccaatagaaatccaacaaataatagtcaaaaatgtgatttccctatataaactatagtaaagtttaccccctccccaggggcaaacgtgagaccccagggtcatgaaattcacaattttagtaaagcaccttaagacccttccatctatgaagagtatttgattctaccatatctgagagtagagaagaagatttttgaaatttcagtcaatttgaccctttttggccccgcccaccagcccctgggggtcaaccagggccaacatgtacataccatcaaactgtcatcccatgctgataatttgaaccaagttagaatgaattccaatagaaatccaacaaataatagtcaaaaatgtgatttccctatataaactatagtaaagtttaccccctccccaggggcaaacctgagaccccagggtcatgaaattcacaattttggtaaagcaccttaagacccttccatctatgaagagtatttgattctaccatatctgagagtagagaagaagatttttgaaatttttattcaatttgaccctttttggccccgcccaccagcccctgggggtcaattagggccaacatgtacataccatcaaactgtcatcccatgctgataatttgatacaagttagaatgaattccaatagaaatccaacaaataatagtcaaaaatgtgatttccctatataaactatagtaaagtttaccccctccccaggggcaaacgtgagaccccagggtcatgaaattcacaattttggtaaagcaccttaagacccttccatctatgaagagtatttgattctaccatatctgagagtagagaagaagatttttgaaattttagtcaatttgaccctttttggccccgcccaccagcccctgggggtcaattagggccaacatgtacataccatcaaagtgtcatcccatgctgataatttgatacaagttagaatgaataccaatacaaatccaacaaataatagtcaaaaatgtgatttccctatataaactatagtaaagtttaacccatccccaggggcaaacgtgagaccccagggtcatgaaattcacaattttggtaaagcaccacaagaccctttcatctataaagagtgtttgactccaccatatctgagagtagagaagaagatttttgaagttttagtcaatttgaccctttttggccccacccctcaggcccctggggggtggggaccatataattcacaattttggttgaccttcagccatagaaactttctgccaaatttcattgaattttgttaagtggttttggagaagaagtcgaaaatgtaaaaagtttacggacggacgacggacgacgcacgacgcacgacggacgacgacggacaaaaggcgattagaataggtcacttgagacttcgtctcaggtgacctaaaaactaaGTCATACAAGAAAAGTATGTATGATTGTAATCGAGCTGATTGGGATACTATTAACAGTGACTTACTTAATACTGACTGGAATGCAATATTTCAAGATAACACTAATATTAATGATTTGTATACAGCacttataaataaaattaacgAAGTTATTAACTTACATGTTCCCCACAAGTCAGTTATGATCCGACCCAATGATAAACCATGGATGAATTCAGAAATTAGACTAAAACTAAGGTAAAAAAATAgaattcacaaaaaaaacaagaaataacaACAGAGATCAAGATTGGGCTAAATTAAGAATCATCCGTAATGAAACGATTGATCTAGTCAGGCAAGCTAaagataattatttaaaaaaagattacaaaatgaaatttgtgaTAAGTCTACAACTGCAAAAAAATGGTGGAATATAGTAAAATCAATTACAAAAATGAACAATACCAACACAGCTCTAATCCTCTTATAATTAATGGTAAAACATTAGCGCACCCTCTTGATAAAGCTGAAGCCTTTAATCAGTTTTTTACTTCTACAGCAGCAGATATAAACGGTACCCGATATAAATGATACTCATAACCTCCCTGACTTACCTCCCCTATGCCCTTTTGAACtcaatgaaataaacataacTGATCAAGATATTAAAGATCAATTCAATATTCTTAATGCAAATAAACCTGCTGGTCCTGATGGCATTCTTCCTCGTCTAATAAAAACCTATCTACCTCTTTAACATATCCTCTCAAACTATTATTTAATAGGACGCTTTCTCAAGGAGAAATTCCAGACATACTTAAAACTGCGAATGTCAGTGCTCTGTATAAAGGTAAAGGTGAAATAAATGATCTAAATAATTACATACCTATTGCAATAACCTctatatttattaaaatgttggaaaaaattattttcaaatatacatacaattacATTATGAAATACAACATGTTAAGTGAAAATCAATCTGGATTTCAACCAAAAGACTCAACTACTAATCAACTTGTAGATATTTTTAACACAATAAGTTCTAATCTGGATAAGGGACACGATTTACGGTTTGTTTTCTGTGATACAAGTAAGGCCTTTGACAGAGTTTGGCATAAAGGTCTTttgtataaattaaaaaaatatggtATAAAGGGACAGCTTTTTAATTGGTTTGAGGCCTACTTAGCTGACAGAAAATAAAGAGTAATTGTTGATGACTACCAATTTAATACTAAATTCATAAATGCTGGTGTACCTCAAGGTTCTGTTCTTGGCCCCTTTCTTTTTTCTATTATTCATTAATGACATATAACAGACAATGTATCTTCAAACATTAAGttatttgcagatgatacttcattatatataataattgataatgaCCATGATCTGGATACACCAGCTATTATTCTTAATGACGATCTTACTTCAATATCATCATGGGCTAATCAATGGCAGATTATTTTTAACCCCATTAAAACTGCATCTCTAATATTCTCACGAAAATATACTAACTTACATCCTCCCCTTATGTTCAATAATCAACTCATAACTAAACATGACTTTCATAGACACTTAGGTTTAACATTTAATAGCAaaggtacatggtctgatcatatatatagcatttatgATAAAGCATCATCCAGACTAAAAATACTAAGAATGTTAAAACATACACTTGATAGAAACTCTTTAagaacattatatacatatatcatatattagaCCTATTTTggaatatatagatattgtatggGACAATTGTACAAAAAATGAATCAGACCTTTTAGAATCTATTCAAATTGAAGCCATGAAAATTATTACAGGTCTAAGAAGAGGAACTTCACATCATATCCTTTATTCGGAAACTCATTTAGAAACACTACAGACAAGAAGAAATCAACACAAACTCATActaatgtataaaattataaatgacCATGTACCAAAATATCTTCACAATATCATCCATCCTTTCTTGAATACAAATAACAACTATACATTTAGAAATGAAAGAATATTTAATATACCACAAACTAGGACTAACAACTATACTAAGTTTTTCCCCTTCTACGATGAGACAATGGAACAATGTTGATGACTCATTAAGAAACTCTGTTTCTATTTCTAGTTttaaatcaaagataaaaacattatttccAACAACAATTTCTGAAACTTTTATTAACTGTAACCCTAGGAGTCTTAATATATTACTATGTCAATTACGAAATAATGCAAGTGACTTACAACAAGATAAATTTATTGATCACTTGACTGATGATGGTTCCTGTGAATGTGGTGCACCATTAGaaaatattgaacatttttttctagaatgtCCTCTATATAATGAATTtagaatacatatatacacagtattcaatattgttcatttattgGTTTGGTAaatgtgaatattttattaaatggCTCTCttgagaaatgaaatgaaattaatgaaattattttatttcatacaagtacatgtacatatttgaaaaaaaaaagaaaagatttttAACTTATAAGTAATTTATACTAGAAAAAACACaccaaaatgttatataacagaaTATAAGTATGTGTGGCAGTGTGTATGTGAGTGTataattgtatgtatgtgtgtgtgaatgAGTATtggtgtgtatgtatgtatgtatgtatgaagaTAGGCGATggtttcttctttttttttctttcttattcATCTctctctgttgttttgttttttttagcaTCTctattatttacaattaaatcTACTATTCATTTTTTacttattcatttatttatttatttatatatatatttatcattgaCCTTTTCTCTTCTCTGTTATACTTTCTCTTCAATAAATTATCTTCTCTATTATAAGCATAACTTTCCTCTCAACTATGATCTTTCTTTTCCTCCATTAATTGATAATAAGCATTCCATTTTACTATATCGTTAAATAATTAGAAATACAACTATACAAcaaaaatttatataatatttataacgGAAGTACGGAAAGGACctgtataggcttagcctgttgtccaatccactttatatctaaaatctatctctattatgaaatattgtatgtaaattaattcaaatgcttgattgaataaaatattttgaaatgaaataaaacctGGTTTATATTACAGTATGTAACCTCATTGTTATTGATGTTGTAGATACAGACTAGCACCACAGTACACATTCCCTATACCGTTCGAGGACTGCTTGACAGCCACCAAGTATTTCATGAAAAACGCCAAGACGTTCGGTGTCGATGCCAGTCGAATAGCCTTGTCAGGTAATTGTCATAAAAAGACAACTTTAATGTCTATAGCAATGATGATATTCCTCGGTTGATGCTGTAAAACAGATGtgttgtagatacaatgtacaatgtattgatatatatcttTCATTAAAAGGGGACAGTGCAGGAGGAAACCTGGCGATGGCTGTCGGAACTAAGCTTACCCAGGAACGACAACCCCCTCGACTCCTTGGTCTGATCTACCCGGCGCTCCAGATGACAAACTTTAAAACGCCgtcatataacacatatacatcaTTCCCATTCCTTCTAAGGGCAGATAGAATGGCTAAATTTTATTTACGATATGTTTTCGGAAATGAAGATTATTTAGATAAATTCTTGGAAAACCAACACATAACAGCGGAAACGCGTAAAACAGTCAACTCTAAAGTAAATGTAGAGCTCTTGCCCGAAAAATACCACAAGTTACAGACCCGCCCTCAGGATTTGAAACCTGTCGATAAAAGCCTTGCagaaaaagtagagaaaatCATCACCAATGTATATCTTTGTCCTTTAATGCTAGACGATGAAATCTTATCTCAGCTTCCAAAAACGTACCTGTTGACTT is drawn from Pecten maximus unplaced genomic scaffold, xPecMax1.1, whole genome shotgun sequence and contains these coding sequences:
- the LOC117319128 gene encoding arylacetamide deacetylase-like, giving the protein MNCWRVFLVLAVLVGGAAYFLYTPFPDDAVETSQQMVLSILTAAILNMCDFQEYMGYSTLTKCGVNPFNMLPVRTAEELSDDNVQVKIELFDGVEVRIYVPRDSSIKRPLPAVIFFHGGGWVMGSVDQYDSFTRRLASSIPAVVVSVEYRLAPQYTFPIPFEDCLTATKYFMKNAKTFGVDASRIALSGDSAGGNLAMAVGTKLTQERQPPRLLGLIYPALQMTNFKTPSYNTYTSFPFLLRADRMAKFYLRYVFGNEDYLDKFLENQHITAETRKTVNSKVNVELLPEKYHKLQTRPQDLKPVDKSLAEKVEKIITNVYLCPLMLDDEILSQLPKTYLLTCEFDPLRDDGLMLAKRWKDLDFPVKHVHWEGIQHGFMPSTKMNRSREAMADFVDYLRKEL